Below is a genomic region from Candidatus Paceibacterota bacterium.
GCATGTTCCTGTTTCTATTGCGCGAATTTTCGCTTTGGTCTCTGAATTGGGTGCAAAGCTTTTTGGCGGTATTCCAGTCATGAGCCGAGAAATGGTTACCGGATTTATTTCTAATTTGTATATAGATACTTCCAAGGCAAGAAAAGAACTGGGTTATGAGTCAAAAGTCAGCCTTGAAGCGGGGATGAAGCAAACAGTCGAGTGGTATAAAGCAAATGGGTATTTATAAGATAATCGGTTATAAATAAAAATTAATATTATTCTTTAATAGTTTAATTTATATGTTCGGTATCGCGAATAAAAATTCAAAATGTTGGCTTGCTTTGGGGTTGGTTGCATGGATAATAACAGTGCCTCTGCTTTCCGGTGTTATGGAAAGTCCGGCTAAGGCTTTGGGGATAATAATTGCTTGGCTTTTGTTCCCTTTAGTATATGCTTCAAAAAACAATGATTTCGCAGGAATCGGTGTGACAAAAGAAAATTTAAAAAAAGCAATGGCAGGAATGTTCGCGGCATCGCTTATATATTCGATCGTACGCAACATACTCATCATATATTTTCCATCCAGCATAAAATATATCGCGGCCAGCGCGCTTCCGGTTGCAGAGCTGTTAAAGCAGGGATATTTTGGAAACATTGAGGGATCTTTTTTGAAACTTTTTCCAATAATGCTTTTTATGACTTTTTTTGCTGCTATTTCCAACGAACTGTTTTATCGAGGTTTTGTCTTTACAAGGCTTAAGCGATTCATGGACTGGAAACGAGCGGCGGCAATCTCGGCATTGATGTTCGGTATATATCATTTTCTTAATGCCGGGTTTAGCGGATTTTTTATGGGGGTAATTGTAAGCATCGTATCCGCTTGGTTGATGCAAAAATATAATAATATTATCGCTCCGGCTTTATTTCATTTTTTGCAGTATATAATTACAATATTAGTGTTTTATTATTTAGTCATTAAATAAAATTATGGAAAAACAAAAAGTAGTTTTGATCACGGGGTGTTCCAGCGGAATGGGGCTTGTAACGGCAACTTATTTAGCCGGAAAAGGTTATAAAGTTTACGCCTCAATGCGCGATCTTGATAAAAAAAACGAGCTTCTTAAGGAAGCGGAAAAAACCGGAGTTTTAATCGAGGTTTTACAGCTTGATGTAATTGATGATGTGTCAGTTAAAAACGCCGTGAAAAAGGTGGTTGACAAAGAGGGAGCGATCGATATTCTGGTAAATAATGCCGGATATGGAAGCGGCGGTTTTTTGGAAGATTTTTCGATGGAAGAAATAAAAGATCAGTTTGAAACAAATTTTTTCGGACTGATAAGAGTTATTCAGGCGGTATTGCCCTCAATGCGAAAGCAAAAAAGCGGTATGATCGTAAATATAAGTTCGATCGGCGGATTGATCTCTATGCCTGTTTTGAGTATTTATAACGCCTCCAAATTCGCAGTGGAGGCCTTAACCGAGTCTTTGCGCGTTGAACTCGCGCCGTTTGGGATCAAGGCGACGGCAATTGA
It encodes:
- a CDS encoding SDR family oxidoreductase is translated as MEKQKVVLITGCSSGMGLVTATYLAGKGYKVYASMRDLDKKNELLKEAEKTGVLIEVLQLDVIDDVSVKNAVKKVVDKEGAIDILVNNAGYGSGGFLEDFSMEEIKDQFETNFFGLIRVIQAVLPSMRKQKSGMIVNISSIGGLISMPVLSIYNASKFAVEALTESLRVELAPFGIKATAIEPGNMRTNFKKSVKAAQRSQIPSSAYYDAMKCFEKNIDKITQNVDDPILVAKAVYEAISSENPKRGYLVGKGSSSLIALKRILPNRVFEKIVAKIFLAKN
- a CDS encoding CPBP family intramembrane glutamic endopeptidase encodes the protein MKLFPIMLFMTFFAAISNELFYRGFVFTRLKRFMDWKRAAAISALMFGIYHFLNAGFSGFFMGVIVSIVSAWLMQKYNNIIAPALFHFLQYIITILVFYYLVIK